The Oscillatoria sp. FACHB-1407 genome includes a window with the following:
- a CDS encoding LysR family transcriptional regulator — MSRLQDLEVFVQVVESGNFAKAAAQLQLNPSAVSRRISNLEDHLGVRLFNRTTRSLSLTEVGKRYFNRCLNILGDIEEAEQEARQHSDEPQGLLQVSCSTFFAYQVILSRLTEFLNQHPQVRLKLVLTDDVVDVVAEGVDVAIRIGELADSSLIARRLVSNRRIVCAAPAYLERHGIPMTPDDLAQHNCLVLSAYKTTLNQWRFKDGSGYREMSVQGNFEVNSGNALYKALLAGVGISRVATALVTCDLQSGRLIRLLEDYEDDTDGGIYAVFPSDRYLLPKVRVFVEFLVNTLSQQ, encoded by the coding sequence ATGAGTCGTCTTCAAGATTTAGAAGTGTTTGTGCAAGTTGTTGAAAGTGGCAACTTTGCTAAAGCTGCCGCACAATTGCAGTTGAATCCCTCTGCCGTTAGTCGCCGCATTAGCAACCTTGAAGACCATTTAGGAGTGCGTCTGTTTAATCGCACTACTCGGAGCCTGAGCTTAACGGAGGTGGGCAAACGCTACTTCAATCGTTGCCTAAATATTTTGGGAGATATTGAGGAAGCTGAGCAGGAAGCACGGCAACACAGTGACGAGCCACAGGGATTACTCCAAGTCAGTTGCTCGACCTTCTTTGCCTATCAAGTCATTCTCAGCCGACTTACCGAATTTCTGAACCAGCATCCACAGGTACGGCTTAAGCTGGTGTTGACCGACGATGTGGTTGATGTGGTAGCTGAAGGAGTGGATGTTGCCATTCGGATTGGCGAATTAGCAGATTCTTCACTCATTGCTAGAAGATTAGTCTCCAATCGGCGGATTGTTTGTGCCGCTCCTGCTTACCTTGAGCGACATGGTATACCGATGACTCCAGATGATTTGGCACAGCACAATTGTTTAGTTTTGAGTGCTTATAAAACTACACTCAATCAATGGCGATTTAAGGATGGAAGCGGATATCGCGAGATGAGTGTACAAGGCAACTTTGAAGTAAATAGTGGTAACGCCCTGTATAAAGCTCTTTTAGCTGGAGTAGGAATCAGCCGAGTAGCAACGGCTCTGGTTACCTGCGATCTGCAATCCGGTCGATTGATCCGCCTGCTTGAAGACTATGAAGATGATACTGATGGCGGAATTTATGCAGTGTTTCCGAGCGATCGCTATTTGTTACCCAAAGTGAGAGTTTTTGTTGAGTTTTTAGTCAATACTTTGTCTCAACAATGA